A part of Rattus rattus isolate New Zealand chromosome 4, Rrattus_CSIRO_v1, whole genome shotgun sequence genomic DNA contains:
- the LOC116898553 gene encoding ATP-dependent DNA helicase DDX11-like, whose product MAEESQEMGGIHFPFPFPPYPIQKDFMAELYKVLEAGKIGIFESPTGTSLCVNEDVKSLGSVHLMNDRCVDMQRRKHGRYRTCVVRRSGQRVSGRSVVGSTTGPWREDCVNQKEWLSGPWLLPQAPPWAQVLVLPGSGSGTWHRHVCAISFWRA is encoded by the exons ATGGCTGAGGAAAGCCAGGAGATGGGTGGCATCCATTTTCCGTTTCCCTTCCCCCCTTATCCTATCCAGAAAGACTTCATGGCAGAACTCTACAAGGTTTTGGAGGCTGGCAAGATTGGGATATTTGAGAGTCCAACTGGCACG AGCCTTTGTGTGAATGAAGATGTGAAAAGCCTGGGTTCTGTGCACCTCATGAATGACCGCTGCGTGGACATGCAAAGACGCAAACACGGTAGGTACAGGACCTGTGTTGTGAGACGTTCCGGACAGCGTGTGAGTGGCAGAAGTGTGGTGGGGTCTACAACAGGGCCATGGCGTGAGGACTGTGTTAACCAGAAGGAATGGCTAAGCGGACCCTGGCTTCTGCCTCAGGCCCCTCCTTGGGCACAAGTGTTGGTGCTTCCTGGATCAGGGTCAGGGACCTGGCATAGACATGTTTGTGCCATCTCTTTTTGGAGAGCATAG
- the LOC116898555 gene encoding WASH complex subunit 1-like, with protein sequence MYSLDLGPGIARQLLVLFQSCLPSTWRWRHLSSQVSQRMELTQKVLPESFLKPFYALTSLTEREDGALLAPPPPPPPPPLPPPTPTAVVSAPQPPMSPDVVTVTGKVARGEDTGSGVAHSASVQGAPKEVVDPSSGRATLLESIRQAGGIGKAKLRSVKERKLEKKKQKEQEQVRATSQGGDLMSDLFNKLVMRRKGISGKGPDTGTSEGPGGAFS encoded by the exons ATGTACAGTCTTGATTTGGGCCCCGGTATTGCCCGTCAGCTCCTGGTGCTATTCCAGAGCTGCCTGCCTTCCACATGGAGGTGGCGGCACCTTTCCAGCCAGGTGAGCCAGAGGATGGAACTGACCCAGAAGGTCCTTCCTGAGTCCTTCCTCAAACCCTTCTATGCTCTCACTTCCCTCACAGAACGGGAGGATGGAGCACTGttggcaccaccaccacctcctcctcctccaccgctacctcccccaactcccacaGCGGTGGTCAGTGCCCCCCAACCACCGATGTCCCCTGACGTGGTAACTGTGACTGGCAAGGTTGCCAGGGGAGAGGACACTGGCAGCGGCGTGGCCCACTCAG CCTCTGTTCAGGGAGCCCCTAAGGAGGTGGTTGACCCCTCCAGCGGCCGGGCCACTCTGCTTGAGTCCATCCGCCAAGCCGGGGGCATCGGCAAGGCCAAGCTGCGCAGCGTCAAGGAACGCAAGCttgagaagaagaaacagaaggagcaggagcaag TGAGAGCTACCAGCCAAGGCGGAGACTTGATGTCAGATCTCTTCAACAAACTTGTCATGAGGCGCAAAG gtatCTCTGGAAAAGGACCTGACACTGGCACCAGTGAGGGGCCTGGTGGAGCCTTCAGTTGA